CTGCACATCCGTCTCATGCAGGAGAGGAGACTGACACTGAGCAGAGTGCAGCTCTCCAGCAGACAGGGCTCCTGCTGGCCACCTGACAGCTCATGCTCTTCCTCCCCAGGCCTGCCGAACCTTACGGAACTACTCCTCCCTGCACGCCATCCTCTCGGCTCTGCAGAGTGTCTCAATTCACCGCCTGAAGAACACATGGGCCAAAGTTTCCAGGTGAGGGGTCCTTGCTCCAGAAGGACCATGAACGATGAGAGATGTCCCATAGGCCTGTCCTTTCTGGCTTCCTCGGTCACCCTGGACTTCCTAGGAGGCAGGAATCCATGACAACAGGATGTGggtgggcaggcgggcaggggATTTTCTCAGGCTTCCTGGCCAAGAGGCCACCATGCCTCCAAAGGTCCCCATTTGGGGAGTCTGGGCTGAGCTGAGGTACAAGGTTTTGGATGTGAACATGACAGCAACTAGAGTCTCTTCGCAATTGAAACCAAAACTGACCAAAGCAGAGCTGTTCAATTAATAGGGCATCGGATGCACCGGATGACCCTCCAAAGAGCTCCCTCCCGTGTCCTTCAACGACCTGAGTGCTCAGAGGAACCCAAGGAAACCCTGATCCAGCAGTTGAACTCCTTCGAGGTCTCAGATCACAGGGTCTGCCCTCAACCCGACCCTAGTGTTCCAACATCcgtcctgccttctttctctctcctcaggaAGAAGATTCAAGCATTTGAAAAACTGTGCTCCCAGGACAATCCCCAgagcaggaacctgcttctcaagGTAGTATGGGAGGTGTTGGGATAGAAAGAGAGGCGGCGTGGGAGCAACGGTGTCCTACGTGACTGAATTAGGGACTGGCCCGGAGCATTCCTTCGGCGAGTGAAGCCTTTGGCATGAACGTGGACGCAGCCTGGGGTGAAAATCCACCAGGGGTGGAAAAGCAGCTGCTGCTCAACCAGGATCCCTGAGCTGGACCCTCGCGCTCCCTGTCGCCAGCCGGTCCCGATGGGGGCCTCTCCCGAACTGGAGAGCCCAGAGGACAGGCCTGCGCCCAGCGAGGGGTTTGAATGGGATGAGGGCCCCAACGGGGATGGTAGGAATAGGACCCTGGGTCCTCGGGAGACCGAGGGAGGGAGCTGGAATTCGCCCCTTTCCCAGTGAGGAaccaggctcagggaggccagGCTGCAAGCTCCAGGTCACACAGGGAGTGAATGCTGGAGCTGAGGTTGTTCTGGAATCCCTCACGGGAGGCTGAAGGAGGACGTCGCGGCTACCCTCTGCTTCTGGTCGATGTCCAGGGTGTGAGGTCAAagatgggtggtggaaggggaggtgggcggggtgtgggggcgcctgggtgacgggcactgggaggggcacctgatggcatgagcactgggtgttattctatatgttggcaaaatgaacagcattagaaataaatatatacataaaaagaaaagaaaaaagaaagttcgGTGGGAGTAGTGGCCCGAGGTGATCACGGTCTTGAGGAACTTGTCCTTGGCCCTACAGGACCGGCCGGCTAAGCTTGGAGCCCTGGGGATCAACATGCAGACAGCATGGAagaggcggcagcagcagcaggtgagCGAGCCCCGGATCCGTGGCCTCGAGCCCAGAGGAGAGGGTTCTCCCCGGAGAGCTGGAAGGCCCCAAATCAAGGCAGGTGGGGCCGTCCaactccagctctgcctcccgtAGCCACAGCTTCGACAACCCTTCTTTCGAGGTGACCCGGAGGAGGGTCTATACAGCTGGAAACAATGTGTCAGTGGTGGCAGGGCCCGGagcacctacaccccgatgtccTACAGCTCGCCCTTGATGCGCTTAGGAGGACTCTGGTGTTGTGGGAGGGTGagggggggagcccaggggaggcccCAAGGGTCCTGGTGTGCACCAcgtgggagctggggcgggcgggccggggtgCTGACCTGTCCCAGGGAGGGACCCCGGGGACCCGAGAGCAGGGCCTCATTCCTTCCCCGCCCCGACACAGGGTGTCGTCCCCttcctgggctccttcctcaCCGAGCTCTTCATGCTGGATACTGCCATGGAGGAGTACCTGGAGGTGCGTGGGCCCGGGGCTGGGACGGGGGGCCAGAGTCCTGATGTGGGGGAGCACAGGGCCCCTGAGCCGAGCCCCGAGCTCTCCGTCCTTGGCAAGTCTCCCCTCCTGAAAGGCTCCCCGCTGCCCTGGGAGCGCGggtccagggcccagggctgggaggagtgAGGGAGGCTGCACCTAGGTCacgggtcccgagatcgagtgtGCGGCCCGAATGCCAAGCGGCCGAGGTCAGGCTGGGTGGGCCTCAGCCTGTGGGGGCCGAGTGACGTCAGGGTCCCCGGCCTGAGCGGCCCTTAGCGAGCCTCGCATCTCCTGCCCACCTGAGGCTTTGGCCTCCCCTCCTGTGCTCCGGGACGCCAGATCCGCTCCCTCCCCGCCAGGTCTCCTTTCCCTGGACCCGGGGCCTGGCCTGGATCGCAGGCCTGTCACCGGGGTGTCCTGGCCCCTGTGTGCCTGGCCCTAGGGCGTGAGTGGGGGTGGGTAGCGGCACCCAGTAGCACCCGAGGCCTCTCCCCGATGGACTGTGCTTGTCTGCTTTCCAGGGCAATGAGGTCAACCACCGGAAGAAGAACAAGGTGAGGCTCTCTCTGAGCTCCCGCAcggagggggaggctggggctgTCAGAGGGGTCCCCGGGAGCACCACGCCGGGCCTCCATCCCCTCATTGTCACATTGTGGGGGACGGTTCCCTGAGAAAGGGAAAGTCCCCGCAGTTGGCCAGGCCAGAGGCGCGGccatcagggacacctggccaGGGCTGGGCCGGGTGGGCTCCCCTCTGAGAACCAGCTGGGACGGGAGGAGTGTGCAGGATGGGGGGTCGCCACGTGTCAGAGACCAGCCCCGGGCCCCTGTCCCCGGGCGCAGCCCCCGAAGGCCTCGCCGCCCCCAGGCTCCTCATGCCCCCGTCCTCTCTCCGGGCCCAGGAGTACCGAGTCCTGACCGAGATCCTGCTGCTCCAGGTGGCCGCGGATCGGTACCGCATCGAGCCCGAGCAGCCGTTCCGGGCCTGGTTCCAGTCTGGGACGTGGCTCAGCGAGGAGGAGAGGTGAGGCCCCCAGGGCTGAGGGCGGGAGGGCGGCCTGCTCAGGGGCCCCTCAGGGATCCTTCTCCTTTGGCTCCCGGGGCGGCCTCCAGCCCTGctgctggggctccaggctccagctcCTTGGAAATCCCAGGGGAGACTCCGGACCTGAAGCTCCTGCTCAACTCACACGTGTCCCTCTGTCCTCAGCTACACCCTGTCCTGCCAGCTGGAGCCCCGAGCCGGCCACCAGACAGGAGGAGCCGGCCGCAGTCACCCTCAGGCCTGAGCCGAGGTGCAGGGGCCTCAAGGGGACGGGGCCCGTCTGTGCGACACCACTTCCTCCCGCCTCTTCTATTGGGAGGATGATATGTCATGGTCTTAACTCATAAATGGAAGATTTCAATGTTGTGATATTAAAGCCGCTTTACTGTCCAGGAGTCGTTTGGGTCTTTTGCTTCCTGTTGGAATCTAAGAGAATCAAAAGGTCTCATagtcattttctatcttttccatccagatattgttttctttatcGACGAGGGACAGACAGAGGCGGGCTCCGTGTGGGGGGTCGGTCATGGTCCTGAaacccagggctccagggtcaggatctgagacagaggcagaggccccgacactgagccaccaggcgacCCTCTTGTGCTCATTTTATAAGAGAAATCTtacagagtccccagctcctgtatgtgggaagaagtagaggatccagcctcctcccagctcctgaaGTGCATCCCCAGgcccccttccccagaggacAGTGTCAGGAACTTGGGCAGACAGCAGAGACACCCCTCAGAGCTGCTGATATTCAGAGGGTGCAGGGACTTCCCCAGGAACAGCAACACCCCTGACCTGGGGGTCCTGAAGGGGACCGCCCGCCAGGACCCTCTCCTGCCCAGGACAGGGGCTCCCTTTGTACACTTTCAAGGAAGGAGGACTTTGTCTTGCCACTTCTTCTGATGTGGATTCTTTTGGCTTGGGTTTCGGGTTTGCCATTCCCATTATTCGGAGCGTGGAGTCGTCTAGGTCAACCTCTGCAATTGCATCAACACCAAAGTGGGCACACACGTAAAGAGACCCTGTGCTGCACATGGACGGCATGAGGCCAGGGGAAGATCATTAGTGGATGACCTCAGGGCAGGCACGGCTTCCATCCTCAGTCTCGCTCTCGGGTTCCAACTTCACCCCTGACCAAGCCTGGAATCCTCCTGGGTCCTTGACCGTGATCTCTGACGTCCTTTTCCCTCTTGGTGTGCATGAGGGGGAGAGATATTTGTGTACATGAAGGCCACACCTGGGCCAGGTTCCATGAACTCCTGTGCTGACTCCTGAGCTAAGATCTCCTGCCTCCCTGTACCTCCCTGGGCAGCTCTCTTGAAAGCAGCAATTCCCTGATGGCCCCAGTTTCTTGGTCGAGGGCCTAGTGGCCGCTCTTCCCTGCTTGGACCTGATGGGTCAGACATCGGCTCCCCCTTGCCAGAATAATGGTTCGGCCGCAGAAACCCACACAATCTCCCTGCGAGACAGGTCTTTGTTGTTCTGATGTCCGTGGTCCCAGACATTCAGCAGCTTGCACACTCAGGCTCAGTGTACACACTTAGACTGTCTTGTCTGGAATCGCTAACTGAGCCTGACCCCTTAGGTCTTATACTTCGGTTATGTCATGGGGGCTCATGAGCCTTTGCTGTCTGGATCGTTGATAGATGATGAATGAGAGAGGAGCATTCAGGGACTTCCGTGAGGGCAATGCCACCAAGCTGATGACCTGAAGGatcaaatggcaataaatatattccTATCAATTACCATACGaatggggcagggggcaagggggTGGAAGAAGAGGGTCTGCAGGTCACCTGCCCcccccaacttacctagataactttagcatcatcctgaaaacctatgaattcggcctgagatttaaatagAGAGTAGCTGGAAGGCCGCAGTGAGAAGATTTGGCGCTTCTCTGAAGGtcggaagatggggaaaaagtaaacaaataaaaaagccaacAAGGGGAGGCCCCCCGAAGAACCAGGCTGAGGCTCCAGGGCGAGGcccccagggcaggagagcccccccgcccccgaggagCATGAGTTCCAATGAGTttggcaggatcccaggagggtggggaggccctcaggctcccgggggcactaacagagcacctgcgcccAGGGGGAGCCCCCACCCCGCGGCCAAGATGCCTAAAGGGCTGcagggggccccagggccccgagtGCGGATTCCAGCAACGCAGGTCCCAGCGCCCAGGGTACTAGGGGCACAGCCCAGGACCTGGCTTCCACCCGGGACAGGCAAAGCCCAAAGGCCCAGGAGAGGAGGATGTTCCTGCCCAGGGGGATCCAAGTTGTGCAGGTCCACGGccctgcccccggagcatccaggcccctggagACTGGGAGCTGAggtagctactgcgggagctgactccagggctggggagccggCTGCCGCCACAGTGGTTCCTCCTGgggtcaccttgtacctgggatgAGCAGGGACCTCACAGGATGAACAGCTCCCACTTtgctgtgcacctggcaggggcctgCGCAGCTCCCCCAGGTTCTCATTCCTTAGAAACAGCACAGCAGGACCTGCCACCAGAAGACCACCTAGAAGGACAGCAGAAAAGCCTGTTATTGCCCAAACAGCACTGCAaaggtccaggggaagtcgagggggTTACAGTACATAGATTCAGAGGATACGCCCCCTggcttttggttttctgtttgcttcccctccgttttttctcttctcctccacgtcctcctcctcttcctccccctcctcctcctccctcttcttcttctttcctttttttctgctcttttctccttttcccaatacaacttgtttctggccactctgcactgagcaaaatgactgaaGGAAAAACTAACCTCAAAAGTGAGACTCAGGAACATTCCTCTTTCTCactgagttacagaatttggattacaattcaacgtcagaaagccaattcagaagcacaattataaagctactggtgtctctagaaaaaagcgtaaaggattcaagagacttcatgactgcagatttTAGAGGTCACCAGgcagaaattagaaatcagttaaatgagatgcaatccaaactagaggtcctaaagacgagggttcatgaggtagaagaacgagtgagagacatagaagacaagttgaaggcaaagagggaaactgaggaaaaaaagataaaaacatttaaaagatcatgaggatcggtgaagggaaaaaaatgacagcc
The nucleotide sequence above comes from Canis lupus baileyi chromosome 14, mCanLup2.hap1, whole genome shotgun sequence. Encoded proteins:
- the LOC140604011 gene encoding ral guanine nucleotide dissociation stimulator-like isoform X2 is translated as MSRDRPAKLGALGINMQTAWKRRQQQQGVVPFLGSFLTELFMLDTAMEEYLEGNEVNHRKKNKEYRVLTEILLLQVAADRYRIEPEQPFRAWFQSGTWLSEEESYTLSCQLEPRAGHQTGGAGRSHPQA
- the LOC140604011 gene encoding ral guanine nucleotide dissociation stimulator-like isoform X1; the encoded protein is MSRDRPAKLGALGINMQTAWKRRQQQQPQLRQPFFRGDPEEGLYSWKQCGVVPFLGSFLTELFMLDTAMEEYLEGNEVNHRKKNKEYRVLTEILLLQVAADRYRIEPEQPFRAWFQSGTWLSEEESYTLSCQLEPRAGHQTGGAGRSHPQA
- the LOC140604011 gene encoding ral guanine nucleotide dissociation stimulator-like isoform X3, which produces MQTAWKRRQQQQGVVPFLGSFLTELFMLDTAMEEYLEGNEVNHRKKNKEYRVLTEILLLQVAADRYRIEPEQPFRAWFQSGTWLSEEESYTLSCQLEPRAGHQTGGAGRSHPQA